Proteins encoded within one genomic window of Cryptococcus neoformans var. grubii H99 chromosome 4, complete sequence:
- a CDS encoding oxidoreductase: MSMLLRARHVPPPLTRTMPLPYTVASTVPLPPAAVSKLQGAFASFIHRTDSSSPFTKDELSKIQVFFTTGRGPPVDSLAHVPNLELVQLCSAGADKAIASPAMKAYVDGRKAGDGKGDSKEVRLATASGTHVLSIPNYAVAMVITLLHQLPRQIVGARTEQRWLSEEECDMDGQAYYARKTFHRTAGLLGYGSLGRETARLLKAHGMRIIAANTSGKATPQDGYVIPGTGDKDGSIPEAFYSTKDPKSVKEFLNQCDVLVASLPNTPATQHFLNKEKLEMLPKGAVLVNVGRGSLIPSDDLIAVLNTPHLFGAALDVTDPEPLPAQHPLWSHPKCIITPHLSGNTEGEMEIAADVLMFNVQRMNDGKGVVNEVKWERGY; this comes from the exons ATGTCGATGCTGCTCCGGGCGAGACACGTGCCCCCGCCCCTCACACGCACCATGCCGCTCCCCTACACCGTCGCATCCACcgtccccctcccccccgcCGCCGTCTCCAAGCTGCAAGGCGCCTTTGCCTCCTTCATACACCGCACAgactcctcctcccccttcaCAAAGGACGAGCTCTCCAAGATCCAggtcttcttcaccaccgGCCGCGGCCCGCCCGTAGATTCCCTCGCCCATGTCCCGAACCTAGAGCTTGTGCAGCTCTGTTCCGCAGGCGCTGACAAGGCCATTGCCAGTCCCGCAATGAAGGCGTATGTGGATGGGCGCAAGGCTGGGGACGGCAAGGGCGACAGCAAAGAGGTCAGACTCGCGACGGCCTCGGGGACCCATGTGCTCTCGATTCCGAACTATGCGGTGGCGATGGTGATCACCTTGCTGCATCAGCTTCCGCGGCAAATCGTCGGCGCGAGG ACTGAGCAGCGGTGGCTGTCCGAGGAAGAATGCGACATGGACGGTCAAGCGTATTACGCTCGAAAGACTTTTCACCGTACCGCCGGTCTCCTC GGCTACGGATCATTAGGCCGCGAGACGGCAAGGCTTCTTAAAGCACATGGTATGCGAATCATCGCTGCCAACACCTCTGGCAAAGCGACCCCTCAAGACGGGTACGTTATCCCCGGTACAGGCGATAAGGACG GCTCCATCCCAGAAGCTTTCTACTCCACCAAAGATCCCAAATCGGTCAAGGAATTTTTGAACCAGTGTGACGTCCTGGTAGCGAGTTTACCAAACACCCCGGCGACGCAGCACTTTCtcaacaaggaaaagctCG AGATGCTTCCCAAGGGCGCCGTACTCGTAAACGTCGGCCGAGGGTCACTCATACCTTCCG ACGATCTCATAGCTGTTCTCAACACCCCGCACCTATTCGGCGCCGCCCTAGACGTGACAGACCCCGAACCCCTACCCGCTCAACACCCACTATGGTCCCACCCGAAATGCATCATCACCCCGCACCTGTCGGGAAACACAGAAGGTGAGATGGAGATTGCGGCGGATGTGTTGATGTTTAATGTGCAGAGGATGAACGATGGGAAGGGGGTCGTTAATGAGGTCAAGTGGGAGAGGGGGTATTGA
- a CDS encoding high-affinity nicotinic acid transporter, which produces MTGNFLTQTIGRFRYSTVKTNLFNAAPYVVGTICLLITSWSSDWFRERGFHLAFSFVLVLIGCIILIALPVSQMGAGYFATFLITAGAFTPPVLFHTWHQWNDANEDGRAFRAGSYTFLANTDGIVSTNIFLHKIGTGVPRTTGYHRRYRSLGTWTDHRVENVDVL; this is translated from the exons ATGACAGGTAACTTCCTCACCCAAACCATAGGCCGTTTCAGATACTCCACCGTTAAAACCAACTTGTTCAACGCCGCCCCCTACGTCGTCGGCACCATATGTCTCCTCATCACTTCTTGGTCATCCGATTGGTTTCGCGAACGTGGATTCCATCttgctttctcttttgtcctcgtcctcattGGATgtatcatcctcatcgctCTACCTGTTAGTCAAATGGGCGCAGGGTACTTTGCAACATTCCTGATCACCGCTGGAGCGTTTACCCCGCCCGTACTGTTTCATACGTGGCACCAGTGGAATGATGCAAATGAAGACGGTCGAGCGTTCCGCGCTGGGTCCTACA CCTTCCTGGCGAATACAGACGGTATCGTCTCCACCAACATTTTCCTTCACAAAATAGGCACCGGCGTACCGCGAACCACTGGCTATCACCGTCGGTATAGAAGCCTTGGCACTTGGACTGATCATCGCGTTGAAAACGTGGATGTACTTTGA
- a CDS encoding ubiquitin fusion degradation protein 1, giving the protein MNHGYDSEDEFDHYAAPPPLPGGPAGILSHLMGGGFGGFHSAPPPSAYDDYFKAYSTAVMGGRERPEVMYGGKIIMPPSALARLSALDIPSPWTFQLRNPRSPTQHTTHAGVLEFIAEEGIVHLPAWMMKRLNLEEGDPVRLTGAKLPKGKMVKIQAQNTDFLQVSDPKSVLESALRFYSTLSPDDIIEITYNSLTFEFLIMSVVPEGPGISVIDTDLEVDFATPKGYVEPPRPEPKPIPTMADKLNIDLSSNEPTGSGAGSVSGGSRPGTSLGTQTPVESFTGVGQSLSGKKVKGKGLAKKIEEVDPSSKINRTDGPRIINSSSLSSTNTQVPSALILPEGKFFFGFKYIPYDPSKAPKPSLADQQKVELQPFGGEGNTLKSGKKIGGEESKGKGKEKAAEDEKDDPWAKLGSGNSLRRTTTTAATSSSNPAPVSGPQEEFEPRKATEQEIIDATMLDEDDFMFEDEEDDEDDVIEIDSDYD; this is encoded by the exons ATGAATCACGGGTACGATTCTGAAG ACGAGTTCGACCATTACGCcgctcctccacctcttcctggTGGTCCTGCTGGTATACTATCTCACCTCATGGGCGGTGGGTTTGGTGGTTTCCATAgtgctcctcctccatc AGCGTACGATGATTATTTCAAAGCTTATTCAACAGCTGTGATGGGCGGAAGAGAACGCCCAGAAGTGATGTACGGCGGCAAGA TTATTATGCCTCCGTCAGCATTAGCCAGACTTT CCGCGCTGGACATTCCAAGTCCTTGGACGTTCCAACTCCGCAACCCTCGCTCACCCACCCAGCACACCACCCATGCCGGCGTGCTAGAGTTTAttgctgaagaagggattGTACATCTTCCCGCCTGG ATGATGAAGCGACTTAACCTCGAAGAAGGCGACCCCGTACGGCTCACGGGTGCCAAGTTACcaaaaggaaagatggtTAAAATTCAAGCACAGAATACGGATTTCCTCCAAGTATCCGATCCCAAATCTGT GCTCGAGTCCGCCCTTCGCTTCTACTCTACTCTTTCCCCTGACGACATCATTGAAATCACGTACAACTCACTCACATTTGAATTCCTCATCATGTCCGTCGTCCCAGAAGGTCCTGGTATCTCTGTTATCGACACGGATCTTGAAGTCGACTTTGCCACGCCAAAGGGGTATGTTGAGCCTCCCCGGCCGGAACCGAAACCGATCCCCACCATGGCGGATAAACTCAACATTGACTTGTCTTCGAATGAGCCCACTGGTTCGGGAGCAGGTAGTGTATCGGGCGGCAGTCGGCCCGGGACGAGTTTGGGTACTCAGACTCCGGTGGAAAGTTTTACTGGTGTAGGTCAGAGTTTGAGTGGAAAAAAGGTTAAGGGTAAAGGgttggcgaagaagattgaagaggtcGATCCGAGTTCAAAAATTAACCGGACCGA TGGCCCTCGAATAATAAACTCATCCTCTTTATCATCCACCAACACTCAAGTCCCCTCAGCTCTCATCCTGCCTGAAGGAaagttcttcttcggcttcAAATACATCCCTTACGATCCCTCCAAAGCGCCGAAACCCTCTCTCGCCGATCAACAGAAAGTGGAATTACAGCCTTTcggaggggaaggaaatACCTTGAAGAGTGGAAAGAAAAttggaggggaagagagcaagggaaagggaaaggagaaggctgctgaAGACGAGAAAGATGATCCATGGGCAAAGCTGGGTAGCGGGAATTCTTTAAGACGGACCACGACCACAGCtgccacttcttcttcaaaccctGCACCTGTATCTGGACCTCAGGAGGAGTTTGAGCCCCGTAAGGCGACGGAGCAGGAGATCATCGATGCGACCAtgttggatgaggatgatttTATGtttgaggacgaagaggatgatgaggatgatgtgaTAGAGATTGATTCCGATTATGATTAG
- a CDS encoding syntaxin 16, translating into MSNYNPLLPNPDEPIIRSRTLFFLSIRDSNPFSRARPSREYGHQISLDDDGDGEGEGERLIGGREGWKEVGMKGLPPKWVDLSEEVEEILGRTRNKIAALDKLHAKHVLPGFTDRSSEEREIEKQTIDITRDFKRCTSLISSIAPERGAPRVQVLTTKNVQRGLAQKVQEMSGQFRKKQKVYMSKLQGHQIKNKDLMVASGAITLKGTEVLDELQEDEEASQNQLSQTHQGQSAVNIDIQQRSREITQIASSISELAELFRDLGQMVVEQGTVLDSVEWNVMEAAKEVKGGEEELVVARRYQANTARRKCIFFLLLCIFALILILIYKPRSHSPPPPASSSSLLSSMSTATSSSWGKSTARMRPSHTKGIGKGGNEGIVLPSSTGSIGKGKDRPSLPRPPPLASTTGRHGSSW; encoded by the exons ATGTCCAACTACAATCCTCTCTTACCAAACCCTGATGAACCAATCATCCGCTCTCGAacgctcttcttcctctccatccgcGACTCTAACCCATTCTCCCGCGCCCGACCTAGTAGAGAGTATGGTCATCAAATCAgccttgatgatgatggtgatggtgagggagagggagagaggcTAATaggtgggagagaagggtggaaagaAGTTGGAATGAAAGGGTTACCGCCAAAATGGGTGGATCTGAgtgaggaggtggaggagattCTGGGACGGACAAGAAACAAAA TCGCTGCTTTAGATAAGCTACATGCGAAACATGTCTTACCTGGCTTCACAGATCGGTCAAGCGAAGAACGTGAGATTGAGAAACAGACGATTGATATCACTCGT GATTTCAAACGCTGCACATCTCTGATAAGCAGTATTGCCCCAGAACGGGGCGCGCCTCGTGTACAAGTATTAACCACGAAAAATGTCCAACGCGGTTTGGCGCAAAAGGTGCAAGAAATGTCGGGACAGTTTAGAAAGAAGCAGAAAGTTTACATGTCCA AATTACAAGGACATCAAATTAAGAATAAGGACCTGATGGTTGCTAGCGGGGCGATCACATTAAAGGGTACAGAGGTGCTTGATGAATTAcaggaagacgaagaagcg TCTCAAAACCAACTCTCTCAAACGCACCAAGGACAGTCCGCAGTAAACATTGACATCCAACAACGATCTCGTGAGATCACCCAGATCGCATCCTCCATTTCTGAACTCGCCGAGCTCTTTCGGGATCTGGGTCAGATGGTTGTTGAGCAAGGGACAGTGTTGGATAGTGTAGAGTGGAATGTGATGGAAGCGGCAAAGGAGGTgaaaggtggagaggaggaactggTTGTCGCCAGACG CTACCAAGCCAATACGGCTCGGCGTAAATGtatcttctttctcctcctctgcaTATTCGCCCTCATCCTTATTCTCATCTACAAACCTCGCTCGCattctccccctccccccgcttcttcctcatccttgttATCATCAATGTCTACAGCTACATCATCGTCTTGGGGGAAATCAACAGCTCGTATGAGGCCTTCGCATACGAAGGGGATTGGAAAAGGTGGGAATGAGGGGATTGTGTTGCCGAGCAGTACAGGCTCAattggaaaaggaaaagaccGACCAAGTCTTCCGAGACCGCCGCCTTTAGCAAGTACCACGGGTCGACATGGGTCGTCATGGTGA
- a CDS encoding orotidine 5'-phosphate decarboxylase, which translates to MPHPTTLKTYASRISLHTNPTAQRILTIMDRKRTNLCVSVDVTKAAEVLEVVRRVGASVCMVKTHCDIIEDFTLEFADELVKLSKQLDFVIFEDRKFADIGNTVSLQYSSGTHKIASWSDLTNAHSVPGPGIITGLSSIGLPLGRALLLLANMSSKGALATGEYTKQTMRMAREAGRDFVVGFIAQERVDEGEEGDWLIMSPGVGLAAKGDKLGQQYRTPKEVVLEAGADVIIVGRGIYGVQGGEEAVKAEAERYREEGWKAYEERLKGQ; encoded by the exons ATGCCGCACCCAACCACACTCAAGACATACGCCTCGCGCATTTCCCTGCATACCAACCCGACCGCCCAGCGGATTCTCACCATCATGGACCGCAAACGCACCAACCTGTGTGTGAGCGTGGACGTGACCAAGGCGGCGGAGGTTCTGGAGGTTGTTAGAAGGGTCGGAGCGAGCGTCTGTATGGTCAAG ACGCACTGCGATATTATTGAAGACTTTACTCTCGAGTTTGCTGATGAGCTTGTCAAGCTTTCAAAGCAACTTGATTTCGTGATTTTCGAAGATCGCAAGTTTGCCGATATCG GCAACACGGTTTCCCTGCAGTACTCTTCCGGAACGCACAAAATCGCTTCGTGGTCAGACTTGACCAATGCCCATTCCGTCCCTGGTCCTGGTATCATCACCGGCCTTTCATCTATCGGTCTCCCGCTTGGACGTGCACTTTTGCTGCTTGCCAACATGTCTTCCAAAGGTGCGCTCGCTACTGGGGAATACACGAAACAAACTATGCGTATGGCGCGTGAAGCCGGCCGGGACTTTGTTGTCGGATTTATCGCTCAAGAGCGGGTAgacgagggagaagaaggggattgGTTGATCATGTCCCCGGGGGTGGGGTTGGCCGCCAAGGGGGATAAGCTGGGGCAGCAGTATAGGACGCCGAAGGAAGTGGTGCTCGAAGCTGGCGCAGATGTGATTATCGTCGGACGAGGGATCTACGGAGTGCAGGGTGGGGAGGAGGCAGTCAaggcggaggcggagaggtatagggaggaagggtggaAGGCGTATGAGGAGAGGTTGAAGGGACAGTAG